Within Telopea speciosissima isolate NSW1024214 ecotype Mountain lineage chromosome 8, Tspe_v1, whole genome shotgun sequence, the genomic segment CTCAATATGATACTACTGCtcaatgcccccccccccttcccacaGCAGATTGATCTCTTTCAGTGGCATCCAAAGAGAGTAGTAAAAGCCCGAGAAAACCAATTCTCTCCACTGCAACAATTATTTCTGCAAAAATACATCTGAGGTCCATACCGATATCGACCAAACTAACATTTATAGGCAATCACAAATCAAACATCTCCCTGTTCAAGAACTAGCACTGGATGGCTTCACAACCTGTGAGTTTTCTGGTTACAAATTGAAATACAGCCAACAGATCACAAACATTCTACCGATGGCTCTGGCAATGCATTTCTTTGCTACATCATCCTTCTCTCACTGGAGAGCTTATTGGCGTAAGTGACAGGGACCGAGGGATTCAAAAGACATGCTTCAAGAGTCCCattctaaaaagaaatattataaTAGTACAATCAAAGATGATAACACCCGAAAGGTAGTTGTTACATGTCAGCAAGGTTTTAGACATGACTCCTTTTAGGATTTGCTTGGTCAATAAGTAAGAAGAGAAAATGCCTGGttgcaccccccccccaaaaaaaaaaaattctgtgaAAGTAACAGATACAAGACCCAATTCTGCATCGATTACTCATTAGATCCTGTAATCCCACGTGTTCATAATATCAACAGGCCAAGAAGCCAACTCATTAAGCAGGTCCAACAGTGCGATCTGGAGAGCATGAAATTGGTAGTCCAGCACAAAGGTTGATGCGTTGAGCAGCCGAGACACTTTATGActaatattttggattttgggctATAGAAGAGCCAAATACAGAAAAATCCACACTCGCCAAAATTAAGGTTTATGATCCAACTTACCATGATAGAATTCTAGTCCATAGAACAGCCAAATCCAAGAGATGACCCATGCTGCAAACAGCATTCTATATATGTCAGgaataagataaaataatatAGTACCTTTTGTCTATTGTCCATAGACTCCTCGCATTTGAATTTTGGAGCCATATTGCTGAGCTGCGTTGCAATCCTCAGATGATCCATTATTTGCATCTTGTAACTGCATGACTATTCCTCCCACCCAATAATTTATTCCACAGTTGTTTGGGTTGTGGTTTAACTACTTTCACATTTGATTTTCATCAATATATATTGTTACATTGAATCTCTTCCAGGCTCACTGTATACAGTCATGTAAAGATTGAGTTATAATTGCATTGGCTATCAACCCAATAATTTATTCCACAGTTGTTTGGGTTGTGGTGGTTTAACTACTTACACATTTGATTTTCATCAATATATATTGTTACATTGAATCTCTTCCAGGCTCACTGTATACAGTCATGTAAAGATTGAGTTATAATTGCATTGGCTATCAAGTGACCATTCCCAATCAAACAAACTCTCCATAAATTTTATGACCCAAAAAGGGGGGCTCAACAGTTTCAATGGGTCCTGGGTTGAATGAAACTACACAGACCAAACTCGATTCTGGTTCTAATGGTTCTGCCCTAAATAGTTGAGACAAGCACCTTTGAGATCTCAGCTATTTTACTAGGACGTCTAGGTCTGTCGGGTCTCTATCCATTTCTGATGTTTTCCAGCAAGGCAACGCTAATTACACAAGAAGCCCCCATAGTATCTTCAACTCATGCTCTTTAGGCGCTGCATTTAATTGGTCCATTATCTTTGTTCCATCACTGTTGTTCTCTGCTTCTTTGCCTTCATTTATGGAACAATTCCCTAGATCAAAGACACCATCTTGATTGAAATGGTCAAGTGTGATCTGGCTTATTGTGTGTATGTCAAATTTAAGATTCCTCTAAACCTTGGATATGCCTGTATTAAAGGATCTTCACATTTAGTAACAGAGAGGAAGGCGTGCAGTACTCAAGGGGAGACTGTaagcaaaggaaaaatgaaaggaCGTGAGGGAGAATGAGTGTGAACTCAAGAGATGGGTCTCCATTGGTAACACACGCATGCAGAGGTAGTCTTAATGACAAAGATGGAGGCAATGGCTATTTCATGCATGATCTAAACAATGAAGTACCGGGTTCAAAATCCAGTTCAACAGCTTCAGCCAAAGGAGTAACTACTTTGAAATGGTGGGTCTTGGCAACTAGAATCATGCTTCTACAAATTGATCTTACTCTACCTCCCATACCTTAAGGTGGAGAGATACAGAAATAGCTTACTCGTATATGAATACTGAATACTGATGACTTTATgacaacatcaacaacaacaacacagccttatcccaactaaatggggtcggctacttTATGAcaattttcccttctcttttcccttctatGCAATATCTCTCAAAACTCCAGTATGAAAGTTTGTAACAAATTAATGCCCATGCTTAATATCCTAAATAGATAGTCCAGAGGTAAAAcagaaggaaagagaatgtGTATGCACCCTGGGTGATCCAACTTGCTGGCTGTTTTTCACCcccattttcttcattttcctttcttcccaAAGACATATCAGCTTCCCAATTCCCACTCCCACTATGTGCTACGAAGACCACAAGACATACCGAGGACTTgcttcacacacacacacacacacacagaaagaGACCAAATGCCAAAACTACAAGAATTCTTCAATTAAAACAGATAAGTGAAGTGCCATTACTTCCAAAAGAAGAATTCAGGTGTATGAGTTTAATCAACAAAAGCTAGGTGTATTCATTTCAGTGGTGACGTGACAAAATATATGAATGGCCTAGGCTTCACAACCAGCATGACCTTAAATAGAGTTAATGGCGGGATagaatccatgtagctgaccgcATTTGGTTGGGAAAAGgattagttgagttgagtttatGTAATATGTAAGGTACTTATGAATTGACAGAAGTTAGGGTGGTGCCAACTTGAGTTGGATTGCAGAGCAGTACCCATGTTTCCAACCTCAAGTAGTTGGGACTTGAGATAAGTTGATGAAAATATAGGCTTATAACCTCTCTACCCACCTAATCCAGTGGAGAGAGGTCCACAGTGGAAATAGCATAAACTAGACCACTCAAGTTAAGTTTATCCTGTTGTTGAACTAATGAAATATGGCTATGAAGTATGAACCAATCTGCCCGGAAATTACAATATTTCCAGCCTGCTGTTGGacccattttgatttttgagtcTTTAAATTGtaagttttaagttttaaacccAAGATAGAAACCAGAATTATATGTTTCCAGCTTCCTCCATTGAATCATTAGAATTTAGAAGTCCTTGAAGTAATTCACCAGTATTCTTCTTCACATGAAACATGGGATCAGTTCCCATGGTGATAATATAATAAGACCATACAAATGCAAATACAAGTATTCCCAATCTGAAACAGAAATtgggaggaaaaagaagaatcattcacaaaatcaataaaattaaaatcaattgtGATATCATGTCACTCATATCAGAATTCTATTAATGGCACAAAGAACAAGAGAGATGTAAAAGCAACAACATGAGCAGGTATCAAGGGAAGTCGAAGCAACTGAGAAACCCTAGGCAAGGAAGAAATTTAAGTTGATCATCGTCAACCAATGTAAACGTGAACTCCAACAGCTAGCAAGAAGATGCAGATGAGGGCGAAGTAGAGAATGGAGTGAACCAGAATCGATACCCCACTGGTCTGGAAGTTGCCGAACTCGATAAAACGATTCCGACCCGGCACCTGGATTAGCAAACCCGGCGATAACAGCACGAACAGTACAACAGCCACGAACACTGGTCCCCAATCCGACATCTTTTCTCTCCCCtgttcttcctctccctctcactcACTTGGAAGATTAAAAGTGATGTAATGCAAGGGAACCAAATTGAGAAGATCGGAAGTTGTGACCTATGAGTAGAATTTGATGAGCTTTAAAGGGCTTGTTGTTGATGGGTTTTCGCTCCTTTTCGGAAGCTACAGGACAAAGGACGGAGGTTACTGCGATCCTACACCACTGCGTACTGGTGAAAGCGAAGGTTAGAGAATCAAGTCAACTTGGATTCCATTCCCGCTGTCCCATTTGCAACGGACACGTGGAAAATAAATATTAGTTATTTTATGAGtccttccttttccattttcattttttttctttctctaaatAATCATTTCACacgaggggagagagaggatttttgtagaatagtggcattatcatattagTAGAGgatttgagagttagggttgagacttgagagttcaacaacgactatttcttctactcttcttagtctttgattttctcatatAGATATATGATTTTATGTATCATattacataaaaatatatatataaaccaatagaaaatataagaaaaaaatcacattatcttaacttataaaattataaaataagataacaaaatccaataaggtaacttaaaaggatagacggaCA encodes:
- the LOC122671147 gene encoding uncharacterized protein LOC122671147, whose protein sequence is MSDWGPVFVAVVLFVLLSPGLLIQVPGRNRFIEFGNFQTSGVSILVHSILYFALICIFLLAVGVHVYIGSWVISWIWLFYGLEFYHERARETMVEWAPVLIGVLLLVILSPGLLFQLPGNSSHVKFGSFKIKGKTIVVHTLIFFAVYAILILAVGVHIYTG